The following coding sequences are from one Manis pentadactyla isolate mManPen7 chromosome 13, mManPen7.hap1, whole genome shotgun sequence window:
- the LRRTM2 gene encoding leucine-rich repeat transmembrane neuronal protein 2 — protein MGSHFKWPLGAPMLAAIYAMSMVLKMLPALGMACPPKCRCEKLLFYCDSQGFHSVPNATDKGSLGLSLRHNHITELERDQFASFSQLTWLHLDHNQISTVKEDAFQGLYKLKELILSSNKIFYLPNTTFTQLINLQNLDLSFNQLSSLHPELFYGLRKLQTLHLRSNSLRTIPVRLFWDCRSLEFLDLSTNRLRSLARNGFAGLIKLRELHLEHNQLTKINFAHFLRLSSLHTLFLQWNKISNLTCGMEWTWGTLEKLDLTGNEIKAIDLTAFETMPNLKILLMDNNKLNSLDSTILNSLRSLSTIGLSGNLWECSPRICALASWLGSFQGRWEHSILCHSPDHTQGEDILDAVHGFQLCWNLSTTVTAMATTYRDPTTEYTKRISSSSYHVGDKEIPTTAGIAVTTEEHFPEPDNAIFTQRVITGTMALLFSFFFIIFIVFISRKCCPPTLRRIRQCSMIQNHRQLRSQTRLHMSNMSDQGPYNEYEATHEGPFIIINGYGQCKCQQLPYKECEV, from the exons ATGG GCTCACATTTCAAGTGGCCATTAGGGGCCCCTATGCTGGCAGCAATATATGCAATGAGTATGGTTTTAAAAATGCTGCCTGCCCTGGGTATGGCGTGTCCACCCAAATGCCGCTGCGAGAAGCTGCTCTTCTACTGCGACTCTCAGGGCTTCCACTCAGTGCCAAACGCCACAGACAAGGGCTCTCTGGGCCTGTCCCTGAGGCACAATCACATCACAGAGCTCGAAAGGGATCAATTTGCCAGCTTCAGTCAACTTACCTGGCTCCACTTAGACCACAATCAAATTTCAACAGTAAAAGAAGATGCTTTTCAAGGACTATATAAACTTAAGGAATTAATCTTAAGTTCCAACAAAATATTTTACTTGCCAAACACAACTTTTACCCAACTGATTAACCTGCAAAATTTGGACCTGTCTTTTAATCAGCTGTCATCTCTGCACCCAGAGCTCTTCTATGGCCTTCGGAAGCTGCAGACCTTGCATTTACGGTCCAACTCCCTGCGGACTATCCCAGTGCGCCTGTTCTGGGACTGTCGTAGTCTGGAGTTTCTGGATTTGAGCACAAACCGTTTGCGAAGTTTGGCTCGCAATGGATTTGCAGGATTAATCAAACTGAGAGAGCTTCACCTAGAGCACAATCAGCTGACGAAGATTAATTTTGCTCATTTCCTACGGCTAAGCAGTCTGCACACACTCTTCTTACAATGGAACAAAATTAGCAACTTGACATGTGGGATGGAGTGGACCTGGGGCACTTTAGAAAAGCTAGACCTGACTGGAAATGAAATCAAAGCCATCGACCTGACAGCGTTTGAAACGATGCCTAATCTTAAAATACTCCTCATGGATAATAACAAGTTAAACAGCCTTGATTCCACGATCTTAAACTCCCTGAGATCCCTCTCAACTATTGGCCTCTCTGGCAATCTGTGGGAATGCAGCCCTCGAATATGTGCTCTGGCCTCCTGGCTGGGCAGTTTCCAAGGCCGGTGGGAGCATTCCATCCTATGCCACAGCCCTGACCACACCCAAGGAGAGGATATATTAGATGCAGTCCATGGATTTCAGCTCTGCTGGAATTTATCAACCACTGTCACTGCCATGGCTACAACTTATAGAGATCCAACCACTGAATATACAAAAAGAATAAGCTCATCAAGTTACCATGTGGGAGACAAAGAAATACCAACTACTGCAGGCATAGCAGTTACTACTGAGGAACACTTTCCTGAACCAGACAATGCCATCTTCACTCAGCGGGTAATTACTGGAACAATggctttattgttttctttcttttttattatttttatagtgtTCATCTCCAGGAAGTGTTGCCCTCCCACTTTAAGAAGAATTAGACAGTGCTCAATGATTCAGAACCACAGGCAGCTCCGATCCCAAACACGACTCCATATGTCAAATATGTCAGACCAAGGACCATATAATGAATACGAAGCCACCCATGAAGGACCCTTCATCATCATTAATGGTTATGGACAGTGCAAGTGTCAGCAGCTGCCATACAAAGAATGTGAAGTGTAA